A part of Salmo trutta chromosome 15, fSalTru1.1, whole genome shotgun sequence genomic DNA contains:
- the LOC115148625 gene encoding solute carrier family 35 member F2 isoform X1, giving the protein MPDRDFFFHASGIPQKEMDGSEPAESSDCGHGRSCWTACARLRSYKLKGVFTWRLLKTIAMGQALSMLICGTAVSCQYLAEAGVETPMLQSFLNYVLLLLTYTASLSFRKGDGNILQILKTKWWRYLLMGLTDVEANYTVVKAYQFTTLTSIQLLDCFVIPVLMVLSWFFLKTRYRLVHFVAVAVCLLGVGAMVGADLLAGRDQGSTSDVLLGDGLVLVSAALYAVSNVCQEYTVKNLSRGEFLGMMGLFGTLISGIQLAILETSAVAAIKWNWKIIVLFAAYAFCMYALYSFMPLVVKMTSATAVNLSLLTADLFSLFCGIFLFYFVFSGLYIVSFVVITVGFVMFNAVPTYTPVPESSDSAGEEDDGV; this is encoded by the exons ATGCCTGAtcgtgattttttttttcatgcatCAG GGATACCTCAGAAGGAAATGGATGGTTCTGAGCCTGCAGAGAGCTCTGACTGTGGACATGGAAGGAGCTGTTGGACAGCCTGTGCCAGGCTGCGCAGCTATAAGCTGAAGGGCGTCTTCACATG GCGTCTGCTGAAGACCATCGCCATGGGCCAGGCCCTGTCCATGCTGATTTGCGGTACGGCGGTCAGCTGCCAGTACCTAGCGGAAGCGGGTGTGGAGACGCCCATGCTCCAGAGCTTCCTCAACTACGTCCTGCTGCTGCTCACCTACACTGCCTCGCTCAGCTTCAGAAAAG GTGATGGGAATATATTACAGATTTTAAAAACAAAATGGTGGCGGTATTTACTTATGGGACTGACGGACGTGGAGGCAAACTACACAGTGGTGAAGGCATACCAGTTTACAACGTTGACCAGCATACAG CTGCTGGACTGCTTTGTGATCCCGGTGCTGATGGTGCTCTCCTGGTTCTTCCTGAAGACGCGCTATCGCCTGGTGCACTTTGTGGCTGTGGCCGTTTGTCTGCTGGGGGTGGGTGCCATGGTTGGGGCCGACCTACTGGCTGGGAGAGACCAGGGATCCA ccAGTGATGTGTTGCTGGGGGACGGTCTGGTGCTGGTGAGTGCTGCACTGTATGCAGTGTCGAATGTTTGTCAGGAGTACACGGTGAAGAACCTGAGCCGCGGGGAGTTCCTGGGTATGATGGGCCTGTTCGGCACCCTGATCAGCGGCATACAGCT AGCCATATTGGAAACCAGTGCAGTAGCAGCTATTAAATGGAACTGGAAAATTA TCGTACTGTTTGCGGCCTACGCCTTCTGCATGTATGCCCTGTACAGTTTCATGCCCCTGGTGGTCAAGATGACCAGTGCCACTGCAGTGAATCTCTCCCTGCTCACCGCTGACCTCTTCAGCCTCTTCTGTGGCATCTTCCTCTTCTACTTTGTT TTCTCAGGCCTGTACATTGTGTCGTTTGTGGTGATCACCGTGGGCTTCGTCATGTTCAACGCTGTGCCCACCTACACGCCCGTTCCCGAGTCGTCGGACTCCGCCGGCGAGGAGGACGACGGAGTTTGA
- the LOC115148625 gene encoding solute carrier family 35 member F2 isoform X4, giving the protein MDGSEPAESSDCGHGRSCWTACARLRSYKLKGVFTWRLLKTIAMGQALSMLICGTAVSCQYLAEAGVETPMLQSFLNYVLLLLTYTASLSFRKGDGNILQILKTKWWRYLLMGLTDVEANYTVVKAYQFTTLTSIQLLDCFVIPVLMVLSWFFLKTRYRLVHFVAVAVCLLGVGAMVGADLLAGRDQGSTSDVLLGDGLVLVSAALYAVSNVCQEYTVKNLSRGEFLGMMGLFGTLISGIQLAILETSAVAAIKWNWKIIVLFAAYAFCMYALYSFMPLVVKMTSATAVNLSLLTADLFSLFCGIFLFYFVFSGLYIVSFVVITVGFVMFNAVPTYTPVPESSDSAGEEDDGV; this is encoded by the exons ATGGATGGTTCTGAGCCTGCAGAGAGCTCTGACTGTGGACATGGAAGGAGCTGTTGGACAGCCTGTGCCAGGCTGCGCAGCTATAAGCTGAAGGGCGTCTTCACATG GCGTCTGCTGAAGACCATCGCCATGGGCCAGGCCCTGTCCATGCTGATTTGCGGTACGGCGGTCAGCTGCCAGTACCTAGCGGAAGCGGGTGTGGAGACGCCCATGCTCCAGAGCTTCCTCAACTACGTCCTGCTGCTGCTCACCTACACTGCCTCGCTCAGCTTCAGAAAAG GTGATGGGAATATATTACAGATTTTAAAAACAAAATGGTGGCGGTATTTACTTATGGGACTGACGGACGTGGAGGCAAACTACACAGTGGTGAAGGCATACCAGTTTACAACGTTGACCAGCATACAG CTGCTGGACTGCTTTGTGATCCCGGTGCTGATGGTGCTCTCCTGGTTCTTCCTGAAGACGCGCTATCGCCTGGTGCACTTTGTGGCTGTGGCCGTTTGTCTGCTGGGGGTGGGTGCCATGGTTGGGGCCGACCTACTGGCTGGGAGAGACCAGGGATCCA ccAGTGATGTGTTGCTGGGGGACGGTCTGGTGCTGGTGAGTGCTGCACTGTATGCAGTGTCGAATGTTTGTCAGGAGTACACGGTGAAGAACCTGAGCCGCGGGGAGTTCCTGGGTATGATGGGCCTGTTCGGCACCCTGATCAGCGGCATACAGCT AGCCATATTGGAAACCAGTGCAGTAGCAGCTATTAAATGGAACTGGAAAATTA TCGTACTGTTTGCGGCCTACGCCTTCTGCATGTATGCCCTGTACAGTTTCATGCCCCTGGTGGTCAAGATGACCAGTGCCACTGCAGTGAATCTCTCCCTGCTCACCGCTGACCTCTTCAGCCTCTTCTGTGGCATCTTCCTCTTCTACTTTGTT TTCTCAGGCCTGTACATTGTGTCGTTTGTGGTGATCACCGTGGGCTTCGTCATGTTCAACGCTGTGCCCACCTACACGCCCGTTCCCGAGTCGTCGGACTCCGCCGGCGAGGAGGACGACGGAGTTTGA
- the LOC115148625 gene encoding solute carrier family 35 member F2 isoform X2 — translation MNAEESLTYAGIPQKEMDGSEPAESSDCGHGRSCWTACARLRSYKLKGVFTWRLLKTIAMGQALSMLICGTAVSCQYLAEAGVETPMLQSFLNYVLLLLTYTASLSFRKGDGNILQILKTKWWRYLLMGLTDVEANYTVVKAYQFTTLTSIQLLDCFVIPVLMVLSWFFLKTRYRLVHFVAVAVCLLGVGAMVGADLLAGRDQGSTSDVLLGDGLVLVSAALYAVSNVCQEYTVKNLSRGEFLGMMGLFGTLISGIQLAILETSAVAAIKWNWKIIVLFAAYAFCMYALYSFMPLVVKMTSATAVNLSLLTADLFSLFCGIFLFYFVFSGLYIVSFVVITVGFVMFNAVPTYTPVPESSDSAGEEDDGV, via the exons ATGAATGCCGAGGAGAGTTTAACCTATGCAG GGATACCTCAGAAGGAAATGGATGGTTCTGAGCCTGCAGAGAGCTCTGACTGTGGACATGGAAGGAGCTGTTGGACAGCCTGTGCCAGGCTGCGCAGCTATAAGCTGAAGGGCGTCTTCACATG GCGTCTGCTGAAGACCATCGCCATGGGCCAGGCCCTGTCCATGCTGATTTGCGGTACGGCGGTCAGCTGCCAGTACCTAGCGGAAGCGGGTGTGGAGACGCCCATGCTCCAGAGCTTCCTCAACTACGTCCTGCTGCTGCTCACCTACACTGCCTCGCTCAGCTTCAGAAAAG GTGATGGGAATATATTACAGATTTTAAAAACAAAATGGTGGCGGTATTTACTTATGGGACTGACGGACGTGGAGGCAAACTACACAGTGGTGAAGGCATACCAGTTTACAACGTTGACCAGCATACAG CTGCTGGACTGCTTTGTGATCCCGGTGCTGATGGTGCTCTCCTGGTTCTTCCTGAAGACGCGCTATCGCCTGGTGCACTTTGTGGCTGTGGCCGTTTGTCTGCTGGGGGTGGGTGCCATGGTTGGGGCCGACCTACTGGCTGGGAGAGACCAGGGATCCA ccAGTGATGTGTTGCTGGGGGACGGTCTGGTGCTGGTGAGTGCTGCACTGTATGCAGTGTCGAATGTTTGTCAGGAGTACACGGTGAAGAACCTGAGCCGCGGGGAGTTCCTGGGTATGATGGGCCTGTTCGGCACCCTGATCAGCGGCATACAGCT AGCCATATTGGAAACCAGTGCAGTAGCAGCTATTAAATGGAACTGGAAAATTA TCGTACTGTTTGCGGCCTACGCCTTCTGCATGTATGCCCTGTACAGTTTCATGCCCCTGGTGGTCAAGATGACCAGTGCCACTGCAGTGAATCTCTCCCTGCTCACCGCTGACCTCTTCAGCCTCTTCTGTGGCATCTTCCTCTTCTACTTTGTT TTCTCAGGCCTGTACATTGTGTCGTTTGTGGTGATCACCGTGGGCTTCGTCATGTTCAACGCTGTGCCCACCTACACGCCCGTTCCCGAGTCGTCGGACTCCGCCGGCGAGGAGGACGACGGAGTTTGA
- the LOC115148625 gene encoding solute carrier family 35 member F2 isoform X3 gives MRSSQQLAGIPQKEMDGSEPAESSDCGHGRSCWTACARLRSYKLKGVFTWRLLKTIAMGQALSMLICGTAVSCQYLAEAGVETPMLQSFLNYVLLLLTYTASLSFRKGDGNILQILKTKWWRYLLMGLTDVEANYTVVKAYQFTTLTSIQLLDCFVIPVLMVLSWFFLKTRYRLVHFVAVAVCLLGVGAMVGADLLAGRDQGSTSDVLLGDGLVLVSAALYAVSNVCQEYTVKNLSRGEFLGMMGLFGTLISGIQLAILETSAVAAIKWNWKIIVLFAAYAFCMYALYSFMPLVVKMTSATAVNLSLLTADLFSLFCGIFLFYFVFSGLYIVSFVVITVGFVMFNAVPTYTPVPESSDSAGEEDDGV, from the exons atgcgctctagccaacagctcgcag GGATACCTCAGAAGGAAATGGATGGTTCTGAGCCTGCAGAGAGCTCTGACTGTGGACATGGAAGGAGCTGTTGGACAGCCTGTGCCAGGCTGCGCAGCTATAAGCTGAAGGGCGTCTTCACATG GCGTCTGCTGAAGACCATCGCCATGGGCCAGGCCCTGTCCATGCTGATTTGCGGTACGGCGGTCAGCTGCCAGTACCTAGCGGAAGCGGGTGTGGAGACGCCCATGCTCCAGAGCTTCCTCAACTACGTCCTGCTGCTGCTCACCTACACTGCCTCGCTCAGCTTCAGAAAAG GTGATGGGAATATATTACAGATTTTAAAAACAAAATGGTGGCGGTATTTACTTATGGGACTGACGGACGTGGAGGCAAACTACACAGTGGTGAAGGCATACCAGTTTACAACGTTGACCAGCATACAG CTGCTGGACTGCTTTGTGATCCCGGTGCTGATGGTGCTCTCCTGGTTCTTCCTGAAGACGCGCTATCGCCTGGTGCACTTTGTGGCTGTGGCCGTTTGTCTGCTGGGGGTGGGTGCCATGGTTGGGGCCGACCTACTGGCTGGGAGAGACCAGGGATCCA ccAGTGATGTGTTGCTGGGGGACGGTCTGGTGCTGGTGAGTGCTGCACTGTATGCAGTGTCGAATGTTTGTCAGGAGTACACGGTGAAGAACCTGAGCCGCGGGGAGTTCCTGGGTATGATGGGCCTGTTCGGCACCCTGATCAGCGGCATACAGCT AGCCATATTGGAAACCAGTGCAGTAGCAGCTATTAAATGGAACTGGAAAATTA TCGTACTGTTTGCGGCCTACGCCTTCTGCATGTATGCCCTGTACAGTTTCATGCCCCTGGTGGTCAAGATGACCAGTGCCACTGCAGTGAATCTCTCCCTGCTCACCGCTGACCTCTTCAGCCTCTTCTGTGGCATCTTCCTCTTCTACTTTGTT TTCTCAGGCCTGTACATTGTGTCGTTTGTGGTGATCACCGTGGGCTTCGTCATGTTCAACGCTGTGCCCACCTACACGCCCGTTCCCGAGTCGTCGGACTCCGCCGGCGAGGAGGACGACGGAGTTTGA